In Cutaneotrichosporon cavernicola HIS019 DNA, chromosome: 1, one DNA window encodes the following:
- a CDS encoding uncharacterized protein (Spo12 family), with product MTDSNTSSTLSTNSPVKVQPLRDPARAAMVVGQKAPLGSSNPNQVVPGQTVDHSIPGAMLGQKALLAKKFASAKGSTISPTDALQSPCTAKIASAKQRRFAKVKVAGLRLVSDENKNTTDKA from the exons atgACAGACTCCAACACTTCGTCAACCCTCTCAACCAACTCCCCAGTCAAGGTCCAGCCGCTACGTGACCCCGCTCGTGCAGCCATGGTCGTTGGCCAGAAGGCGCCGTTAGGCTCTAGTAATC ccaACCAGGTAGTGCCGGGCCAGACGGTCGACCATTCCATTCCAGGCGCCATGCTCGGCCAGAAGGCGTTGCTCGCCAAGAAGTTTGCCAGTGCCAA gggTAGTACAATTAGCCCGACGGACGCGCTACAGTCGCCGTGTACTGCCAAGATTGCTAGTGCGAAGCAGCGCCGCTTCGCCAA GGTCAAGGTTGCCGGGCTGCGCCTAGTCAGCGACGAGAACAAGAACACCACAGACAAGGCATGA
- a CDS encoding uncharacterized protein (Dienelactone hydrolase family), with translation MKTYIVGPENASSAILIVYDVFGFSPQILQGADILASGGYRVYMPDLLHGDYATPDMFDGSAEGAAKAAKYFQGFPAVPQTQSTQIGASLAELKVTHDKVGTVGYCWGWKATTTSVDVNDFTAIASCHPSFIDLEDAEKVNVPVCLLPSKDEDKAVVDGVFAKLEQKNPGQNFLKWYPDEPHGWAAARGDLSGNEHTKAYQEAYADLLTFFKAKL, from the exons ATGAAGACGTACATTGTCGGCCCCGAGAATGCCAGCTCGGCCATCCTGATTGTCTACGACGTGTTCGGCTTCTCGCCCCAGATCCTCCAGG GCGCCGACATCCTCGCGTCGGGCGGCTACCGCGTGTACATGCCCGACCTCCTTCACGGCGACTACGCGACTCCCGACATGTTCGATGGCTCGGCCGAGGGCGCAGCCAAGGCAGCAAAGTACTTCCAGGGCTTCCCTGCTGTCCCCCAGACCCAGTCGACTCAGATTGGCGCatcgctcgccgagctcaaggtcaCGCACGACAAGGTTGGCACAGTCGGCTACTGCTGGGGCTGGAAGGCGACGACTACTTcggtcgacgtcaacgacTTTACTGCCATTGCGAGCTGCCACCCGTC CTTCattgacctcgaggacgccgaaAAGGTCAACGTGCCAGTCTGCCTCCTTCCgtccaaggacgaggacaaggccgtcgtcgatggcgtgttcgccaagctcgagcagaAGAACCCAGGACAGAACTTCCTCAAGTGGTACCCTGACGAGCCGCACGGTTGGGCGGCTGCGCGTGGAGACCTCTCGGGCAACGAGCATACCAAGGCGTACCAGGAGGCGTACGCTGACCTGCTCACTTTCttcaaggccaagctctaA
- a CDS encoding uncharacterized protein (Spo12 family) encodes MSNVFKESNAQPTAAPSFLQKKGLLGGKGLGSTMSPTDNFMSPISAKLNGAKQRHFQKGKPVSLASKLSSLGNTATPTEKKDTPL; translated from the exons ATGTCCAACGTATTCAAGGAGTCTAACG CCCagcccaccgccgcgccctcgtTCCTTCAGAAGAAGGGGCTGCtgggagggaaggggcTTGGATCGACCATGTCGCCCACGGATAACTTTATGAGCCCCATTTcggccaagctcaacgGAGCGAAGCAGCGCCACTTCCAGAA ggGCAAGCCCGTCTCGCTCGCGTCCAAGCTGAGCTCGCTCGGCAACACTGCTACTCCCaccgagaagaaggacacGCCGCTCTAG